One Trichoderma asperellum chromosome 5, complete sequence genomic region harbors:
- a CDS encoding uncharacterized protein (SECRETED:SignalP(1-23)~EggNog:ENOG41), producing the protein MFPRRRRPILGAAVLVGASSVAAKREVQRQGMMSAQREMEIQYQVDARRREEEEQERRTQRAVEEALKKSAAENQAAQQQQAAVVSPPPQQQQLYNNPMPIQGQDSGYLTATPGQPAYMMAAASAPPNMQQPEQFMRAPSPQPPAYYLSASPSQEARPKSAQGLPAQDSKTRYCTQCGYACQAGDRFCSGCGAKQAPQESLLI; encoded by the coding sequence ATGTTCCCCCGTCGACGAAGACCCATCCTCGGCGCCGCCGTGCTTGTCGGTGCGTCCAGCGTAGCCGCCAAGCGCGAAGTACAACGACAGGGCATGATGAGTGCCCAGCGTGAGATGGAGATACAGTACCAAGTCGACGCACGCAGacgcgaagaagaagaacaagaacgaCGAACACAGCGCGCCGTCGAAGAAGCCCTGAAGAAGTCGGCCGCAGAAAATCAGGctgcccagcagcaacaagccgCGGTTGTGTCGCCTCctccacagcagcagcagttgtaCAACAACCCGATGCCAATTCAGGGACAAGACAGTGGCTATCTGACGGCAACGCCTGGACAGCCAGCTTACATGATGGCTGCAGCGAGCGCTCCGCCAAACATGCAGCAGCCGGAGCAGTTCATGCGAGCTCCTTCTCCGCAGCCGCCGGCATATTACTTGTCGGCGTCTCCGTCACAGGAGGCGAGGCCAAAGAGCGCACAAGGACTTCCTGCCCAAGACTCAAAAACTCGATATTGTACGCAATGCGGCTATGCTTGCCAAGCTGGGGACAGGTTCTGTTCTGGGTGTGGTGCAAAGCAGGCTCCCCAAGAGAGTTTGCTCATTTGA
- a CDS encoding uncharacterized protein (EggNog:ENOG41~SECRETED:SignalP(1-22)), which produces MVLSKLATGLVGAVGLFTAVNAQRFHDEDLILCDCGIGDNPDHSEWSTSRQMNWYQDINWPSSAYKYPEAPDMAVEVPFKEGWYPWVPAGATATMPNGDVWTAYIEDGTPDGFKAGSAVTTKEGGQMLNCWAYRGRPVSAAINKTINDDAICWSAFVCNRDNHPPPRPADMGSQTSTLTTSSAAPSTTFFSEPPHTVVPTQSSGGQPVPTSTPLTGQLAVYSTVSPRFINWQNSWGAFINSFVWDQTTGNCVGGPIKGQGYTINVECAGVKIDDDTHMTLLLIKALRDVGLKSLWFNQNPAIPGINGTNITAPSWVVMPETFTIRATDLSSRNVVGYLSYATKYDGFLSGPCSACETARFNSDFFDPIIAAVEGSYPVYNNFTIEVQCSPWMACA; this is translated from the coding sequence ATGGTCTTGTCAAAGCTCGCCACTGGCCTTGTTGGCGCTGTTGGTCTTTTCACGGCTGTCAACGCTCAACGATTCCACGATGAGGACCTCATTCTCTGTGACTGTGGTATTGGAGACAATCCCGATCACTCAGAATGGTCTACTTCTCGCCAGATGAACTGGTACCAGGACATCAACTGGCCCAGTTCCGCTTACAAGTACCCTGAAGCTCCCGACATGGCTGTTGAGGTCCCTTTCAAAGAAGGCTGGTATCCCTGGGTTCCTGCTGGTGCAACCGCCACCATGCCTAACGGCGACGTCTGGACCGCATATATTGAAGATGGTACCCCTGATGGCTTCAAAGCTGGAAGTGCAGTCACTACCAAAGAGGGCGGCCAAATGCTCAACTGCTGGGCTTACCGTGGTCGCCCTGTCAGCgctgccatcaacaagacTATCAACGACGATGCCATCTGCTGGAGCGCCTTTGTTTGCAATCGTGACAAtcaccctcctcctcgcccagCTGACATGGGCTCTCAGACCTCGACCCTAACTACGTCTTCGGCGGCCCCTTCTACTACCTTCTTTTCTGAGCCACCACACACAGTAGTCCCAACTCAGAGCAGCGGAGGCCAGCCTGTGCCAACTTCTACCCCTCTGACGGGTCAGCTCGCTGTCTATTCTACTGTCAGCCCTCGTTTTATTAACTGGCAGAACTCCTGGGGAGCTTTCATCAATAGCTTTGTCTGGGATCAGACTACAGGTAACTGTGTTGGGGGTCCCATAAAAGGGCAGGGTTATACGATCAATGTCGAGTGTGCGGGCGTCAagattgatgatgataccCACATGACCCTCCTTCTCATCAAGGCCCTTCGCGACGTTGGCCTGAAGAGTTTGTGGTTCAACCAGAATCCTGCCATTCCGGGTATCAACGGAACCAACATTACCGCGCCCAGCTGGGTAGTAATGCCCGAGACCTTCACTATTAGAGCCACAGACCTGTCAAGCCGGAATGTTGTCGGTTATCTTTCATACGCTACCAAATATGATGGCTTCCTCAGTGGCCCATGCTCGGCATGCGAGACCGCTCGCTTCAACTCAGACTTCTTCGATCCCATCATTGCTGCCGTGGAGGGCAGCTATCCAGTATACAACAACTTCACCATCGAGGTTCAGTGTAGTCCCTGGATGGCCTGCGCCTAA
- a CDS encoding uncharacterized protein (SECRETED:SignalP(1-19)~EggNog:ENOG41~TransMembrane:5 (n3-14c19/20o58-80i215-239o251-275i350-370o376-395i)), with product MKILFFAFLLSVLLSPVRADGWDDFSNNLATDLAPFLALFGEQTTKQFLSESITVLDYYIFSIAPIGILTAVISAIRVCGTPSLRAFIGRAQEGGGDAEAELCSSTSRDVCELYNNGGIARVFGRPKILEVVYDPSTNGIYPCREFVKRRRDEWIRSDEGIRSDERNRTAEWNRTRASGETFAGESIADEAVADIFAPNLSLNIGIRRKSTTVSWAVAVSGTFLQVGVLAFAVVVTYYLKWEKDGNRPDSYACPMAIVGTLVEWGGMFLCALLVGKTSRKQVFHRTQQALDKQSTRNLQSTSSSIYWLQPGGQVLGDQVFDPFCHSDQDQPLLQYVTSWKKPSRSQDSELVLWVAVCTTIIGFVIQFVGLRGIHSSISVAQLGAMMVMSVARSALRMQRLKPDDNFLRQCPDEVVGHELDWLAMRIGRQDAPPDCQRRLLWRFRGARDNTYKITKELPSTTDDLDIASKLLAYRTRLAQLTQPRTTQPSATTSSQQFDSEMVQVREISHCLALAIESTINKIFSKSSKFQDEWKDHISMFWSFACDVVSVAPDESCKNLSQKTLYLQLTRGNLESPWKLHNKLELEGILGLWTWSLKSDPKVEKLQDQFTISRALEIPMRRIISTKNIRETGLDIWLGSEMPSIVATSILPISEHCDPSTIQYEDREMRFFGWHTAEPSKRHGSARFEVWSASTNSSLLSLCAQEVFGSFIVSIFGTVGAVDDVGIQETPYARLESNLMSEIMKSFTEARLGSREDALLCILPPMISQLKIPSAENVLDIAKKRANEHRRNGDWIKAEIMLKWAWHICIKSQPYTAGNNSQNHTDQLVQQAAIALGELYRWAMTANDMKSFSSDGFKWLSAQKSSRGQTISTAVGNIIDRYSNIENRVNQQRNNLGDDLISTLSRLTVPASKTLMTTEEKSKALCSAAALGWSEVVIALLELGASPDYKDGSKKFRTALSLAAESNSIDAVKELLRCGASPNSEDDYGRTPLAHASGEGHAQVVKILLDDPRVEPNATDAWEETPLSLALYYGHEAVAQLLLNTDRINVNARERSGKTALALAARKGQKNIVQLLLNTGRADINIKDNKGKTPLIYAAENGHEEIVELLQNYLPPPI from the coding sequence AtgaaaatacttttttttgctttcctcCTTTCTGTTCTTCTCAGTCCCGTGCGTGCAGATGGCTGGGATGACTTCTCGAACAACCTTGCAACCGATCTCGCACCCTTCTTAGCCCTCTTCGGCGAGCAAACCACGAAGCAATTTCTTAGTGAAAGCATAACCGTGCTtgactattatatattttcgATAGCGCCAATAGGAATCCTAACTGCCGTTATTTCCGCCATCCGAGTTTGTGGAACACCTTCGCTGCGTGCCTTTATCggaagagctcaagaaggTGGTGGAGACGCTGAAGCAGAGCTATGTTCCTCAACGAGCCGCGATGTGTGTGAGCTCTACAACAACGGCGGCATCGCGCGGGTGTTCGGTCGCCCAAAGATTCTAGAAGTTGTTTATGATCCTTCTACGAACGGGATCTACCCGTGCCGGGAATTCGTTAAAAGGCGTCGAGACGAATGGATCAGATCAGATGAAGGGATTAGATCAGATGAGAGGAATAGAACAGCCGAATGGAACAGAACCCGGGCAAGCGGTGAGACTTTCGCGGGCGAATCTATCGCGGACGAGGCTGTCGCCGACATCTTTGCCCCAAATCTGTCTCTGAACATTGGAATTAGGCGAAAGTCCACTACCGTGTCTTGGGCAGTCGCCGTGTCTGGAACTTTCTTGCAAGTCGGTGTCTTGGCCTTTGCTGTCGTCGTCACATACTATCTAAAGTGGGAGAAGGACGGCAACCGTCCAGACTCTTACGCTTGCCCGATGGCCATTGTTGGAACTCTCGTTGAATGGGGTGGCATGTTCCTTTGCGCGCTTCTAGTAGGGAAAACTAGCCGCAAACAAGTCTTTCATAGGACTCAACAAGCTCTCGACAAGCAGTCGACGCGGAACCTCCAATCGACGTCTTCATCCATATATTGGTTACAGCCTGGAGGACAAGTACTTGGAGATCAAGTCTTTGACCCCTTCTGCCACAGCGATCAAGACCAACCCCTACTACAATATGTTACGTCGTGGAAGAAGCCTTCCAGAAGCCAAGACTCAGAACTTGTGTTGTGGGTTGCTGTCTGTACTACTATCATCGGATTTGTGATACAGTTTGTTGGGTTACGTGGCATCCACTCTTCAATCTCCGTGGCTCAACTTGGagcgatgatggtgatgagtGTTGCTCGATCTGCGCTCCGAATGCAGCGACTAAAACCAGATGACAATTTTCTTCGCCAGTGCCCGGATGAAGTTGTTGGGCACGAGCTTGACTGGCTAGCAATGCGTATTGGTAGACAGGACGCTCCGCCAGACTGTCAACGCCGTCTCCTTTGGAGATTCCGCGGTGCGCGCGATAATACATATAAAATTACGAAGGAACTTCCATCCACAACAGATGATCTAGATATTGCGAGTAAATTACTGGCTTACCGGACTCGCCTTGCGCAACTTACTCAGCCGAGAACCACTCAACCATCGGCTACAACGTCTTCGCAGCAGTTTGACTCGGAAATGGTTCAGGTTCGAGAGATCTCTCACTGCCTTGCCTTAGCCATTGAATCTACTATCAATAAGATTTTCTCCAAGAGCTCCAAATTCCAAGACGAGTGGAAAGATCACATATCCATGTTTTGGAGTTTTGCCTGCGACGTCGTCTCTGTTGCACCAGACGAATCTTGCAAAAACTTAAGTCAGAAGACCCTGTACTTGCAATTAACTCGTGGCAACCTAGAAAGCCCTTGGAAACTTCACAATAAGTTAGAATTAGAGGGGATTTTGGGGCTGTGGACTTGGTCACTAAAGTCCGACCCCAAAGTCGAGAAATTGCAGGATCAATTTACAATCTCTCGAGCTCTTGAAATCCCAATGCGGCGCATCATTTCAACCAAGAACATTAGAGAAACTGGACTTGATATATGGCTTGGAAGTGAGATGCCAAGCATCGTTGCAACTTCGATTTTACCCATCTCTGAACACTGCGATCCAAGTACCATACAATATGAAGACAGGGAGATGCGGTTCTTTGGCTGGCATACAGCGGAGCCATCGAAACGCCATGGATCTGCCCGATTTGAAGTCTGGTCAGCTTCCACAAACAGCTCCCTCCTATCGCTGTGCGCCCAGGAGGTGTTTGGATCATTCATCGTGAGCATTTTCGGCACCGTGGGTGCCGTTGATGATGTCGGTATCCAAGAAACTCCATACGCCCGCCTAGAAAGTAACCTGATGTCTGAAATCATGAAATCGTTCACCGAAGCGCGACTAGGTTCAAGAGAAGACGCATTGTTGTGTATCCTACCTCCGATGATATCTCAACTGAAGATCCCTTCTGCAGAAAATGTTTTGGAcatagcaaagaaaagagcgaaTGAGCATCGGAGAAATGGCGACTGGATTAAAGCAGAGATAATGCTAAAGTGGGCATGGCATATTTGCATTAAATCTCAGCCTTATACGGCGGGTAATAACTCCCAAAACCACACAGACCAACTTGTGCAGCAAGCAGCAATTGCACTCGGTGAGCTGTATCGGTGGGCAATGACTGCCAATGATATGAAAAGCTTCAGTTCTGATGGTTTCAAGTGGCTTTCAGCCCAGAAATCCAGCCGTGGACAAACAATCTCTACAGCGGTTGGGAACATCATAGATCGTTATAGTAACATTGAAAACCGAGTTAACCAACAAAGGAATAACCTCGGTGACGATCTAATTTCAACATTGTCCCGCCTCACTGTGCCCGCCTCAAAAACATTAATGACAACCGAAGAAAAGAGTAAGGCTCTTTGCTCAGCGGCCGCGCTCGGCTGGTCAGAGGTGGTTATTGCATTGCTTGAATTGGGCGCAAGCCCGGACTATAAGGACGGGAGTAAGAAGTTCAGAACAGCACTGTCCCTAGCCGCAGAAAGTAACAGCATCGATGCTGTAAAGGAATTGTTACGTTGCGGGGCGTCGCCAAACTCAGAAGACGATTATGGTCGAACACCTTTGGCTCACGCGTCTGGGGAGGGACATGCTCAGGTggttaagatattattagaCGATCCACGTGTTGAGCCAAACGCCACTGATGCCTGGGAAGAGACACCGTTAAGTTTGGCGTTGTATTACGGGCATGAGGCGGTCGCTCAATTGCTGCTTAACACGGATAGGATTAACGTCAATGCCAGAGAGAGATCAGGGAAAActgcgctggcgctggcggcgcgGAAAGGGCAGAAAAACATTGTTCAACTCCTGCTTAATACCGGCAGGGCTGacataaatattaaagataataaagggAAGACGCCCCTGATATATGCGGCGGAGAACGGGCATGAGGAGATCGTGGAGCTGCTGCAAAATTATCTTCCACCCCCCatatga
- a CDS encoding uncharacterized protein (CAZy:GH18), giving the protein MPPIQQAPNPLPRIITYYQTHHDSAGRPISVLPLLTQPGISLTHVILAAIHLNEDPNHITLNDHPPHHPRFETLWAELRILQASGVKVLGMLGGAAKGSYTRLDGSSEQFERYYVPLRDIIRARGLDGLDLDVEEEMSLGGIINLIDRLRSDFGKGFIITMAPVAAALLDHRSNLSGFDYEALEVMRGKEIAWYNTQFYSGWGDMSNPIMYEMILRKGWPAEKVVVGLITNPENGNGFVMWEFLSTVLALLRGRHERFGGVMGWEYFNSLPGGRERPWEWAKQMTTILRNDVPLPSPNPPPINEATKPVLEADPDAPNDKPIQIPSQFDYYSDGSDG; this is encoded by the coding sequence ATGCCTCCAATCCAACAGGCCCCCAACCCACTCCCCAGGATCATAACCTACTATCAAACCCACCATGATTCTGCCGGCAGACCCATATCCGTCCTACCACTTCTCACTCAGCCGGGCATCTCATTAACTCACGTCATCTTAGCCGCCATTCATCTCAACGAAGATCCCAATCACATCACGCTCAATgatcatcctcctcatcatcctcgcttCGAGACTCTGTGGGCCGAACTCCGTATTCTCCAGGCCTCCGGGGTTAAAGTCTTGGGCATGCTTGGCGGAGCAGCCAAAGGATCATACACGCGGCTAGATGGCTCTAGCGAGCAATTTGAAAGATATTACGTTCCTCTGCGAGACATCATACGTGCAAGGGGCCTCGACGGCCTAGATCTAGACGTTGAAGAGGAGATGTCATTGGGCGGCATCATCAATCTCATTGACCGTTTAAGAAGCGATTTCGGCAAAGGCTTTATTATCACTATGGCTCCCGTCGCTGCCGCCCTTCTTGATCATAGGAGCAACTTAAGTGGTTTCGATTATGAGGCTCTTGAAGTCATGCGCGGCAAAGAAATCGCATGGTACAATACTCAATTCTACTCTGGCTGGGGTGATATGAGCAACCCCATCATGTATGAAATGATTCTCCGTAAAGGCTGGCCCGCCGAAAAGGTTGTAGTTGGCCTCATTACAAATCCAGAAAATGGCAATGGGTTTGTCATGTGGGAGTTTCTCTCAACTGTCTTGGCCCTGCTTCGAGGACGTCATGAGCGCTTCGGCGGAGTCATGGGGTGGGAGTACTTTAATAGCCTTCCTGGTGGTAGGGAGAGGCCGTGGGAATGGGCGAAGCAGATGACGACTATTTTGAGAAACGATGTTCCTTTACCGAGCCCCAATCCTCCACCAATCAATGAGGCGACGAAGCCAGTGTTGGAAGCCGACCCTGATGCCCCCAACGATAAGCCAATCCAAATTCCCAGTCAATTCGATTACTACTCAGATGGATCAGATGGATAA